ACTATATAGGTATTTTTCTATTGCCAAAAGGTCTTTGTTTGAATATCAATTCTCAAATgcgaaaattttggtggggtcaccAAGAAAATGAGACCCGAATTAATTGGATGTGTTGGGGGAAGATGGGTATGGCCAAAGCTTCAGGTGGAATCGGCTTTAGGAATCTCAATCTTTTTAATAGGGCCCTATTAGTGAAACAAAGCTGGAGACTATGGAAGGAACCGGAGAGCTTAGTTGTGAAGATCATGAAAGCAAAGTATTATCCGGATGGGTCTATTCTAGATGCCAAGGTGGGTGCAAGGCTGTCCTTTGCATGGAGTATACATAGCTCTTGTGATATGTTAAAGGAGGATCTATTTTGGCGTATTGGGAATGGGGCTACTGTTTGAATATGGAAGGATAGGTCGATTTCTAACCCGTCAACGTTCTGAATAATCTCTCCAACAAATGTCCTTAGTTTGGATGCCACTATGAAGGAATCAATTGATGCAGATTTGAAGGTGGGGAATGACCAATTATTGGAGCGAATTTTTTCCAAGGGGGAGGTCCAGTTGATCCAATCCATTCCTATTAGCCGCACAAACTAGCCGGACACCTTCATTTGGAGAGGTACTGCaaacgaaatttttttctgTCAATAGTGCTTACCATATGCAGTTGAAAAATGATGTAACGGGTTCAGTTGCAAGCTCCTCTAGCAGGGGGCCAATCAAGTTTGGAAAAAGCTGTGGGGCTTGGCGTGTCCGAacgttgaaaaaaattttatgtggtGAGCTTGTCATGACATCCTCCCTACCCGAGAAAATCTCCTCAAATGGAAGGTAATTCAAGATCCTAAGTGCCCAATCTGTGGCTTCATGGTGGAAACAAGTTTTCACATTTTATGGCAATGCCTGGCAGCTTCGGATGTATGGGGTATGGGCCCTGTAAAATTCCAAAAGAGTTGTTTTGCTGGTCCTAGTTTTCTAGAGGTCGTGGAAGGGATATTTCAAAAGTGTACCCAAGATGAGATGACCTTATTTGCCGGGCTAGCCAAAAGGATCTGGCTGAGACGTAATGATATATTACATGGTGGATTGTTCTCTCATCCGACCACCATTTTTAACCAAGCAAAACGGGCTTTGGAAGATTTCAAGGCTGTTCAGGACGAGAGGCCCACGAATATGCACAACAACGTCCTTGAGGGTCCAAACAAATGGGAAGCTTCAAGTCTGGGATGGGTAAAAGCCAACTGGGATGCTGTTTTGAACTGCAAGGAGGGGCGAATGGGAGATGGGGTGGTGATACAAGACTGCTATGGACAAGTGGTAGTGGCAAGATGTTTCTCTCGTGGTGGGAACCCTTCACCGATAGCAGCTGAATCAATGGCGGAACTGGTGGCTATAGACTTATGCCGGGAAATGGGGCTCACTCATGTGCATCTGGAAGGGGATGCTAAAAATCTTGTAGATGCTGTTAATTGCAAAGAGGATGATTGGAGTCGATTGGGTCATGTTGTGGAAGATATCAAGATTGAACTCCATATGTTCACCAGTTGGAAAATGAGCTTTAGAGAAGGGAACTAGGCTGCACACTCTCTTTCTAAGTTTGCTGCCAAAAATGGAGTGGATATTGTATGGAGTGAATGTCCAGATTGTATTTCCGAGACTATTTTGTTAGAGCAATTTGCTCTAGCACAATGATTCTAATAAGGTTTCaactttttcctaaaaaaaaaaaaataatagagtttttcttcaaactggatTGGATGAACTTCTTCCAACGtagtttataaaaattacatgtgtccatttttttttaataatatatgagatttatataagtttttagtaaaatttatttcaacttttttcctgctattaaaaaaatatgtgcatttcacatgtttaaaggatacatgtcatttttatagattaagttgcagaaaattcttccaacacagtttggaggaaaactttgtccactttaaaaagtttgcaatgtcatcaATCTcttagtattttatatataaattttcaaaatattttaatttttaattttttgaaaatataaatagactCCAAAATACACCTAGACTAggtgtttataaaaaataattcgaaattaaaaattaaacaatcacaaCCAAttattcaccaaaatatatagaaCAGTAAATCAAATAGACACAAATATTTGGGTGACGAAGCGGAGACATTTTAGAGAactttctaaaagtaaaacctctccaagGTAGCCATACCCAATAAATCAATTACTATAGAAAAATGAGGATTATAAGAAGtttacacttacaaaacctttgaagtTGACACTGTCTTGCATAAGACAAGTGACCCATTAGCCGTCCACCGCACTAGCCCTCCCCAGAATGTCTGAAACCATTCTTCTACTCAATCTCCTTTATCGGAACTCCTATAGGCTTTTTACGTTGGTGATGATCTGTGATGAAGGCACAACATtttactctaagagagactaaccctaacactCAATATCTCAAATGTCCGAATTATACAAATTgtatttcacaaatatttttagaatttcaagttaactttccaatgccactgCTTTCACTTCAATTCGATTCTTGcgccgaaagttatggtcaaaatactaagatatgtgtaggatacaaaatttaatcaaattcgGTTTTatctctaattaaagaattttgatttgctcattttttttatttgattaaacttaaccacatcatataacATTTAAAAGATAGTATATCCATAATCCATATACAGATATCTAGCTAGTCTCTTCTTTCATCGGGTGGCTactgttagataatattatattattattatttaccttctttggtattctagggttactaggtttacctttccttattctactaggtctgtattattcgcctatatataggcctcttctgtacattatattttgtgattcaatatacaaccttattctcaacatggtatcaaagctgccaaagagtgcagaaatagatgggatagtggtattacggaaccatgtaagaatctgatgatgtttgctatcccaatcaataagaCGAGTGGTAAAAGCCTCATCTGCCTCAGAATCCTTTTTAACTGGCTTTTGGATATCCCCAGTGACATAAAGCCAAAGCTTGCGCCTTTAAGAAAGCTGCGCATAGATTGAGACCACAACATATAGTTTGTTCCATCCAATACAGTCTGAACATGATGAAAAATCTCGTTTTGTGCCATCTGGAAGgctcaaatgcaaaaacagactacaaatatgaaatcaggacgaaaaaataggtaagaaAGCACCTGGTCAACTCTGGAAGTCAACaaaagtcaacggtcaaagtCAACGCTGACGTGGCAATGTCTGACTTTatactgatgacgtggcacacaGGCTGACGTGGCACTGGTGACGTGGCACTGATGACAGGGCACTAGCGGCGTGGCGCTGATGACGTGGCACATATGGCTGACGTGgctatgctgacgtggcaattagggctgacgtggcaaggaTGGCGTGGCACGTGGGTGCGACGACGCGTGTGGTACACGCGCGAACGGAGGAGGCTTGGACTGGCTCGTGGATCTGACGCGCGGAACTTCTAGGGGCGCGTGGAGGCGCGTGGAGCCTCCTATGGAGGATCTGAGGCCTGTTCTGGAATTCTGGGGAGCAGATCTATCGATCAGTGGCCTGAGAAAAgcaatcggaccaccgtggcggctGGTGGCTGGACGGCAGTGGCGGAATTGTCGGACCtttgggcggcgcgtgagggcTCCGATATGGCTGTGTGCGGCGGCTCTGGGACGGTTGTCTTCCGggctttcaagcggtatagtgatacactgaaaacctcgaggagaagatagagaaccgtgaggatCAGAGAGAAGGATTCGCCGGATAACACTGGCGGCGCCGGAGGAAAAATATTTAGACACGAAAAATTTTGAGGTGATTCAGAACCTGTGCTCTGATTAATTAATCACGTGGTTTAAAACAAGTGGGCATTCGTGATCCGAGACTCACTGTTACTGGAGAATCTTACTGCTCATCACGTTCAATTCACTTCTTTTCAAGGGGACAGTCaaatacatgcatgcatgttcatCCCATTCCATCCCATCCCATCCCATCCCATCCCATCAGCCATGTTTCTCAGTAATGCATACAATTCCCTCGAAGCTTCTTCTTTCTCAGTAATGCATACAATTCCCTCGAAGCTTCTTCTTTCTCAGTAATGCATACAATTCCCTCGAAGCTTCTTCGTTCCTATCATCTTGATTGCATGTGATGTTCCTATGTATGACCAGATTTCCAAGACTTGTTTTTCAACAACTTGTGTAGACATTGAGGACCCGCACGAGGCAAGTGGCATatatgtgtgttttattattattattatttttacagtTGTCTccattattaaataaacaaatattggatttttttttatttattgttttatttctcttatttttattgttaagGTTTTATGGTAtcaacttttattacttttaaaaacacTACCAAGTACCAACTCAATGTTTTCTTACTTCAATGcttatcattttttatatatatattttacgaaaaaaaaaaaaaaaaatagagcacATGCACACTCTAGATGCTGTCTTTTTCACCTTTTCACATGTGTCCAATTTTTTGGGCTTGTTAGGCGATCAACTTGTCaaagtctaatttttttctttttaacttttcaacattttaattttttacatcatatctatatttttttaattattatttaaataaaaaacttaatacaaaacaaaaaatttcacttttttatacaaaaaaaaaaaaaaaaaaatttaatctactttatattatatcaattacttctcaaccaaaaattttaaaattacatatcTACCAAGTCTATTCCGAAACAACACCGACATATATGTTCCGTGCATTATTGGAGAGTAATAAATTTCGTGGCCTATTAAGTTTACAAGTTGTCCACAAAATAAGTAAACACTTGCTTAAACTTTACacaataatagttgatttgtaCGTCTTTGAAGTCTTCTCTCTTTATCACTCAAACCAAAAGCAGAAGTTATATTATTCCCTTGCTTCCTCGCAGCTTTCCTCATGCATTAGAGATCAATCAATGTGATTTTGGCACCATTTTGCGAGGGTCGGTGAAGGTGTTTTCGTTagcaaaatgaagaagaagatgtttCTTCTCGTTCCATTTCTCCTTGCTTCAACTCTCTTCTTTTGCTTCGCAACCTTTGTTTTCGGAGCCGCTGTGTTGCCGGATGATGAAGGTATGCTTTCATCACACCTGAATAAAAATCAAGTATTTTCATCAGGAAAACGTGCAACTTTGATTGGTTGGATTTGATCATATATAACTTTTGCAGTGGAAGCTTTACGTGGCATAGCGAAGAGTTTGGGGAAGACGGACTGGAATTTCAGCGTCGATCCGTGCAGTGGAGATTCTGGATGGTTCTACCGAGCAGAAGGATCAAAAGAGAATGATCTTACCTGTGACTGCTCCTCCTCCAATGGAACCGTGTGCCACGTTGTCAGCATGTACgtcatctctctctccctgcACATACGCATCCACCGACATACGCTTCAATGagattgttttttatatattacaACTTTAATTTTCGTATATCTTATCAATATCTTTAATGAAAATGTATTAGTACGTAATagctcagaaaaagaaaataaaacttgtcTTAGTAATAATGGGAAATATTTAGTAAATTTACCTACAATTGGATAATGCGACATTAAAAATCAGtctttagattattattattattattattaccttattttaattatataaaaagtttcatttcaggaaaaatacactttatccaAAAGTATTACTCATTTGTCACTTATACTTTCAAAAATTAGAAAGGGATATTAGGACTTCAAAAACTACTTAATAGTGAcgcttactatatatatatatatatatatatttttgaacatAAACTGTTCGAAAtgactattttcttttatgaatttttttttattttttattttttatttttgcttgaaAGTGACGTAACGGCTGCCATGCCtttatacatataaaaaatttgaggcTAAAGATGCAATGCCAAACATAAAAGCTATACCtcgaattatatatatattttttaaagtaaaataaaaacgaagTCGTGGTCTGCGGCATGCCCACTGCCACTGGGGGCCACTGCTTTTGAATAGTACGACCAAAACTCATTGTATCTTTGACTTTCGGTGTCCAAAAATATCTTTTAAATGAGGAATGAGGACCGACCACGTACGTCTTGTCCGTCAAAACCCATCTCGTCCGCGTTAATccacaaaaattttattgagttaTTTCCACGTcattatcaacattttttttttctttttgtttcattaatatttaatgtttgaTCAATCTTCAGATACATACGGTTTTTCTATCTCACGCCATGCTAAGTAATTATCTAAATCAATCCTTAAACCtgatcttaaaattttgaaaagacttTACTTATCAAGACTTTATCTTGATAAATAgtttcatattatattaatgtACCCTTTAAAACATACACATGAAAAATTAGTTAAGCTGTTCAAGATTTAAactaggaaaaacttcacttagtTCTTTGAAGTTTGAGCACATACCAAACGATTTTTAATATTTTCGgtctctaaactttaaaaatttacaatttagaATTATAATCTTTGACTCCTTTTCATTTACGATTTACGGATACTATTTAAACCCTtaatacgtaaaatattttttatagctccaaaaaattataaaaatacaactatacccttaaatatataaaaaaaaattaaaaaagggttGATATATATCTTGAGAATGTTAAGCTTCGGTAGCTAAAAAACCCCACTCTTTACTGGATGTACAGAATTTTGAAAGGACAAAATCTCGCGGGCACCCTCCCGCCAAATTTTGCCGGGTTGCCCTACCTCCAACAAATGTAAGTACTCAGAACAGAGATGCCACATGTTGTAGTTTCTTTCCTCAACTGATTCATTTCTCTCTTGTATTAGTGACCTCACCCGCAACTACCTTAACGGTTCAATCCCTCCGGGATGGGGTTCTTCCCCGCAGCTGGTCAACATGtactctctctgtctctgtctctctctctctccctatatatatatatagatgttttCATGAAGGGATGATTTTAACGTAAGAGAGTCTTATTGCAGTTCCCTTCTTGGAAACCGGTTAACGGGTTCTATCCCCAAAGAGCTGGCAAACATCACAACTCTCAAAAGCTTGTGAGTTCTGATCATCCATTTGCTTCTatttgtgaatttttattttattttatatttacttttttaagaGTTTTGTAATCGAGGAATAATGCCGTTTTATTGTTCGTAGTACGGTGGAGTTCAATCAACTTTCTGGAAATCTTCCTCCAGAGCTTGGCCATATGCCCTCCATAGAAAGACTGTAAGACGTTTTTGAATATTCCCTCTTATTACAAGAATCTTATCTCTTTTATTTGGTGTGAGAATTCCTGAGgctgatgttgttgttgttgatgatgatgatgttgttATAGTCTTCTCAGCTCGAATTATTTTACTGGGGAGCTGCCTAATTCATTTGCAGGGTTGATCACATTGAACGACTTGTAAgctactctttctttctttccatagtAATTTTTTCATATGCCGCAATTAGTTACCAATTTTTACGTTCTCAGATTacggccttgtttggcaaatagttttgtatgaaaaagtgaaaaaattatgttttataataatttaggGTCACCAAACAAGGCCTACATATGACATTtctttctccccctttttttttttttgtttttttaattccttttgtCCATTCAACGTAATGCAGTCGGATCAGTGACAATCAATTTTCTGGAACGATACCCAATTATATTCAAAACTGGACAAACCTTACAAGATTCTGAGAGCtttgttcctttttcttttttatttgtgttgaaGGATTTTGTCATTATTTAGTTATGGTTGTTATGTATTATCCCTCATTAAATCAAATTTTGGTAATAACAGATTGATTTAGGCAAGTGGTTTGAGCGGGCCAATTCCTTCTGGCATTTCTTATTTGGAAAACCTAACGGACTTGTTAGTATCAACCTTTAATGTCAcaactataattaatttttagatggaATTACATTTGAATTACTTTATTCTTTGTTGAATTTGATATTCAGGAGAATCAGTGACTTGATTGGATCTGGAGAAACTTTTCCACGACTTGATAATCTGACTCAGTTGAAAACATTGTACGTTAAATGTTTCAATGACATAATTTTCCAACGTACCCAATGTTATGGCTACTTAAGTTAACATAgatgtttttaattttcttacagAATATTGAGGAGTTGCAATATTACTGGACAGCTTCCCAAATATCTCGGGGATAGGACAAAGTTGCAAAACTTGTTAGTATAGTATCCACTTTTTCCTCCCTTTTTCTGTTTGCTGGTATTTCAAAAATCCTCTAGAAAATGCTTTTATGCTAATTTATGGATCATTCAGGATTCTTACATGGCTAAgaattcattttcttctccttgtGTTGATTGACCTAACCCGACTTaagaattcattttcttttccggAGACAGAGTATCTTGAGATTCAACAAAGCCTTCTAGACATTGAACATGATTGTTTTTGACAGGGTCAACTGTGTTTTTTGGTATACCA
This genomic interval from Corylus avellana chromosome ca3, CavTom2PMs-1.0 contains the following:
- the LOC132175433 gene encoding probable leucine-rich repeat receptor-like serine/threonine-protein kinase At3g14840 isoform X3, producing the protein MKKKMFLLVPFLLASTLFFCFATFVFGAAVLPDDEVEALRGIAKSLGKTDWNFSVDPCSGDSGWFYRAEGSKENDLTCDCSSSNGTVCHVVSIILKGQNLAGTLPPNFAGLPYLQQIDLTRNYLNGSIPPGWGSSPQLVNISLLGNRLTGSIPKELANITTLKSFTVEFNQLSGNLPPELGHMPSIERLLLSSNYFTGELPNSFAGLITLNDLLI
- the LOC132175433 gene encoding probable leucine-rich repeat receptor-like serine/threonine-protein kinase At3g14840 isoform X2; translation: MKKKMFLLVPFLLASTLFFCFATFVFGAAVLPDDEVEALRGIAKSLGKTDWNFSVDPCSGDSGWFYRAEGSKENDLTCDCSSSNGTVCHVVSIILKGQNLAGTLPPNFAGLPYLQQIDLTRNYLNGSIPPGWGSSPQLVNISLLGNRLTGSIPKELANITTLKSFTVEFNQLSGNLPPELGHMPSIERLLLSSNYFTGELPNSFAGLITLNDFRISDNQFSGTIPNYIQNWTNLTRF
- the LOC132175433 gene encoding probable leucine-rich repeat receptor-like serine/threonine-protein kinase At3g14840 isoform X1; this translates as MKKKMFLLVPFLLASTLFFCFATFVFGAAVLPDDEVEALRGIAKSLGKTDWNFSVDPCSGDSGWFYRAEGSKENDLTCDCSSSNGTVCHVVSIILKGQNLAGTLPPNFAGLPYLQQIDLTRNYLNGSIPPGWGSSPQLVNISLLGNRLTGSIPKELANITTLKSFTVEFNQLSGNLPPELGHMPSIERLLLSSNYFTGELPNSFAGLITLNDLRISDLIGSGETFPRLDNLTQLKTLILRSCNITGQLPKYLGDRTKLQNLLRSQL